The Saccharopolyspora gloriosae genome has a segment encoding these proteins:
- a CDS encoding SRPBCC family protein: protein MVLMTRWYPLAESDDDFLRSTGIRFAHTVEVPVPPDRVWEAFSADDALVSFTRAITGADWTSPRPFGIGTTRTVTVGQGAAALRERFYRWDEGSRMTFSVEAANRPGFRRFAEDVALEPIDGGTRFTWTFAVEPAPWLAPVLKMSRPLLRKVTRGWADGAARRAISGAAGGAR from the coding sequence ATGGTGCTCATGACCCGCTGGTATCCGCTCGCCGAGTCGGACGACGACTTCCTGCGTTCGACAGGGATCCGCTTCGCGCACACCGTCGAAGTGCCGGTCCCGCCGGATCGCGTGTGGGAGGCGTTCAGCGCGGACGACGCGCTGGTTTCGTTCACCCGCGCGATCACCGGCGCGGACTGGACCTCGCCGCGACCGTTCGGGATCGGCACCACCCGGACCGTCACGGTCGGGCAAGGTGCTGCCGCGCTGCGGGAGCGGTTCTACCGCTGGGACGAGGGCAGCCGGATGACGTTCAGCGTCGAAGCCGCCAACCGGCCGGGGTTCCGGAGGTTCGCCGAAGACGTCGCGCTGGAACCGATCGACGGCGGGACGCGGTTCACCTGGACGTTCGCGGTGGAACCGGCGCCCTGGCTCGCTCCGGTGCTGAAGATGTCCCGCCCGTTGCTGCGAAAGGTGACGCGCGGCTGGGCCGACGGAGCCGCTCGCCGGGCGATCTCCGGTGCTGCCGGAGGCGCACGATGA
- a CDS encoding short-chain dehydrogenase/reductase, with amino-acid sequence MSTTRSRVLATLRDLGVPLPGGVRYDVAGKVVVITGGADGIGFALARILHAKGAVVALIDVNASALDAAESALGGKRVVTATADVRDRAAMEAAVRGIAADAGGIDVVVANAGVTPPPATLRQIDPADFDRVIDINLTGVFNTVRPAINEVIARNGHIVVVSSAAAFSPALGGAAYVVSKAASEQLGRILRLELAGHGATAGVAYFGIVDTGLAKSTLDEDDLGAELNSRLPRPLRHRITAMRAARSVALAISRRAGSTTVPRAWQPWGLLRGLLNVLIDGVLVADERSHRFIRDLEARTDRRAAESTSSDSPGISD; translated from the coding sequence ATGTCCACAACGAGATCGCGCGTCCTGGCGACGCTCCGGGACTTGGGTGTTCCGCTGCCCGGCGGGGTTCGCTACGACGTCGCGGGCAAGGTCGTCGTGATCACCGGCGGTGCCGACGGGATCGGGTTCGCCCTCGCCCGCATCCTGCACGCCAAGGGAGCCGTGGTCGCGTTGATCGACGTCAACGCCTCGGCGCTCGACGCGGCCGAGTCCGCGCTGGGCGGGAAGCGGGTCGTGACGGCCACCGCCGATGTGCGCGACCGCGCCGCGATGGAGGCCGCCGTGCGGGGGATCGCCGCGGACGCGGGCGGCATCGACGTGGTCGTGGCCAACGCCGGGGTGACGCCACCGCCCGCGACGCTGCGCCAGATCGACCCGGCGGACTTCGACCGGGTCATCGACATCAACCTGACCGGCGTGTTCAACACCGTGCGCCCGGCCATCAACGAGGTGATCGCCCGCAACGGGCACATCGTGGTGGTGTCCTCGGCGGCGGCGTTCTCGCCCGCGCTCGGCGGCGCCGCGTACGTGGTGAGCAAGGCGGCGTCGGAGCAGCTGGGCCGCATCCTGCGCCTGGAACTCGCCGGGCATGGCGCCACCGCCGGAGTCGCGTACTTCGGCATCGTGGACACCGGCCTCGCGAAGTCCACTTTGGACGAAGACGATCTGGGTGCGGAGCTGAACTCGCGGCTGCCGCGGCCGTTGCGCCACCGCATCACCGCCATGCGCGCGGCGCGCTCGGTCGCTCTCGCGATCTCCCGCCGCGCGGGCAGCACCACGGTTCCCCGTGCTTGGCAGCCGTGGGGCCTGCTGCGCGGACTGCTCAACGTGCTCATCGACGGGGTTCTCGTCGCCGACGAGCGCAGCCACCGGTTCATCCGCGATCTTGAAGCCAGAACCGACCGCAGGGCAGCGGAGTCCACGAGCTCGGACTCGCCGGGCATTTCGGACTGA
- the fadD11 gene encoding fatty acid--CoA ligase FadD11 — protein MTGEPDTLCAAFQRTAAVAPDAVALRTVGDTQTVTWRDYADQVREVAAGFAGLGVRRGDTVALMMANRIEFYPVDVGALHAGATSFSIYNTLAPSAIRHVLGNAGADVVVCEAQYVERIQDSEVPLSAIVVVDAEPGEQPAGTITLADLKNRAAPDFDFDATWRAVRAGDVATLIYTSGTTGNPKGVESTHEALMFETRAVAQVQPVEFGDRITSFLPSAHIADRLTALYLHLVHGTQITVVADARRIAAAIPDCLPTIWGAVSRVWEKLKAAVELAVDHEPDEQRRRTLQWALEVGRRRFDTLRSGAPVPPELAAEHEKAEEVLALLRARLGFAELKWAMSGAAPISPETLAFFGALGLKISEAWGMSEVTCIASMAPADPLKVGTVGTVVPGMEMKVAADGELLLRGPLVMKRYRGEPAKTADAISPDGWLYTGDVVTVDEDGYITVIDRKKELIISATGKNMSPANIENALAAGSPLIGAVAAIGDGRPYNTALIVLDPDATTNVVGTLGAEPSRHPDVVSLVSAAVAAGNANLARVEQVKRFRIVTEFWEPGGDELTLTMKLRRKPIAEKYAAGIEALYADPMPDDVHEPAGLAEAVRN, from the coding sequence ATGACCGGCGAACCCGACACGTTGTGCGCGGCGTTCCAGCGCACCGCGGCCGTCGCTCCGGACGCCGTCGCGTTGCGCACCGTCGGCGACACCCAGACCGTGACCTGGCGCGACTACGCCGACCAGGTCCGCGAGGTCGCGGCCGGCTTCGCCGGGCTCGGGGTGCGGCGCGGCGACACGGTGGCGCTGATGATGGCAAACCGGATCGAGTTCTACCCGGTGGACGTCGGCGCCCTGCACGCGGGAGCCACCTCGTTCTCGATCTACAACACGCTCGCCCCGAGCGCGATCCGGCACGTGCTCGGCAACGCCGGTGCCGACGTGGTGGTCTGCGAAGCGCAGTACGTCGAGCGGATCCAGGACTCGGAGGTGCCGCTGTCGGCGATCGTGGTGGTCGACGCGGAACCGGGGGAGCAACCCGCGGGCACGATCACGTTGGCGGACCTGAAGAATCGGGCCGCACCGGACTTCGACTTCGACGCGACCTGGCGGGCCGTGCGGGCCGGCGACGTGGCCACGCTCATCTACACCTCCGGCACCACCGGAAACCCGAAGGGCGTCGAGTCCACCCACGAGGCGCTGATGTTCGAAACCCGCGCGGTGGCGCAGGTTCAGCCCGTCGAATTCGGTGACCGGATCACGTCGTTCCTGCCGTCCGCGCACATCGCGGACCGGCTGACCGCGCTGTACCTGCACCTGGTGCACGGCACCCAGATCACCGTGGTCGCCGACGCCCGGCGGATCGCCGCCGCGATCCCGGACTGCCTGCCGACGATCTGGGGCGCCGTGTCCCGCGTGTGGGAGAAGCTGAAGGCCGCCGTCGAGCTGGCCGTGGACCACGAACCGGACGAGCAGCGCCGCCGCACCCTGCAGTGGGCGCTGGAGGTCGGTCGCCGCCGGTTCGACACGTTGCGCTCCGGTGCGCCGGTCCCGCCGGAACTCGCCGCTGAACACGAGAAGGCCGAGGAAGTGCTCGCGTTGCTGCGCGCCCGGCTCGGCTTCGCCGAGTTGAAGTGGGCCATGTCCGGCGCCGCCCCGATCTCCCCGGAGACGCTGGCGTTCTTCGGCGCGCTCGGGCTGAAGATCTCCGAGGCGTGGGGCATGTCGGAGGTGACCTGCATCGCCAGCATGGCGCCCGCCGATCCGCTCAAGGTCGGCACCGTCGGCACGGTCGTGCCCGGCATGGAGATGAAGGTGGCCGCCGACGGCGAGCTGCTGCTGCGCGGGCCGCTGGTGATGAAGCGCTACCGAGGCGAACCGGCGAAGACCGCGGACGCGATCAGCCCGGACGGCTGGCTGTACACCGGTGACGTGGTGACGGTCGACGAGGACGGCTACATCACCGTCATCGACCGGAAGAAGGAGCTGATCATCAGCGCCACCGGCAAGAACATGTCCCCGGCGAACATCGAGAACGCCCTCGCGGCCGGTTCCCCGCTCATCGGTGCCGTCGCGGCGATCGGCGACGGCCGCCCGTACAACACCGCGCTGATCGTGCTCGACCCGGACGCGACGACGAACGTGGTCGGGACGCTGGGCGCGGAACCGTCGCGGCATCCGGACGTGGTCTCGCTGGTGTCGGCCGCGGTCGCGGCGGGCAACGCGAACCTGGCCCGCGTCGAGCAGGTCAAGCGGTTCCGCATCGTCACCGAGTTCTGGGAGCCGGGCGGCGACGAGCTCACCCTCACCATGAAGTTGCGCCGCAAGCCGATCGCGGAGAAGTACGCCGCCGGCATCGAAGCGCTCTACGCCGACCCGATGCCGGACGACGTGCACGAGCCCGCGGGACTCGCCGAGGCGGTGCGGAACTGA
- a CDS encoding alpha/beta hydrolase has protein sequence MRRARRLTGRLGPVLGRNPSGTTVRRVQLPECHADLVRTTRVTGSRRVILYLHGGGFVLGSSRLWRAHVAWLSALAGAPVLAVNYRIVPEHRVHDGVEDCLSAYRWLLEQGHAGADVALAGDSAGANLAFAVALRARERGWPRPAAIAATSPWLDLAATGPSYETNRLLDPFLPAKAAADVARMCALGAELNAPELSPCYADLRELPPVLIQVGSIDLLRSDGELMAQRLEQAGVPCELRVWHGQMHAFTLLAGVLPDAKAALRELADFAASHTGARG, from the coding sequence TTGCGGCGCGCTCGGCGGCTCACCGGAAGGCTGGGGCCGGTGCTCGGCCGGAACCCGTCCGGGACGACGGTGCGGCGGGTCCAGCTGCCCGAATGCCACGCGGATCTCGTCCGCACCACCCGCGTCACGGGGTCGCGGCGGGTGATCCTCTACTTGCACGGCGGGGGTTTCGTGCTGGGCTCGTCCCGGCTCTGGCGTGCGCACGTGGCGTGGTTGTCGGCGTTGGCCGGAGCGCCGGTGCTGGCGGTGAACTACCGGATCGTTCCCGAGCACCGCGTGCACGACGGCGTCGAGGACTGCCTCAGCGCCTACCGGTGGCTTCTGGAGCAGGGGCACGCCGGTGCCGACGTCGCGCTGGCCGGTGATTCCGCGGGGGCGAACCTGGCGTTCGCGGTCGCCCTGCGCGCACGGGAACGCGGCTGGCCGCGCCCGGCCGCGATCGCCGCGACGTCCCCGTGGCTCGACCTCGCCGCGACCGGACCGTCCTACGAGACGAACCGGCTGCTAGACCCGTTCCTGCCCGCGAAGGCCGCCGCCGACGTGGCGCGGATGTGCGCGCTCGGCGCGGAACTCAACGCCCCGGAGCTCTCACCCTGCTACGCGGACCTGCGCGAGCTGCCGCCGGTGCTGATCCAGGTCGGCTCGATCGACCTGCTCCGCAGCGACGGCGAACTCATGGCGCAACGCCTGGAGCAGGCGGGTGTGCCCTGCGAGCTGCGCGTATGGCACGGCCAGATGCACGCCTTCACCCTGCTCGCGGGAGTTCTGCCCGACGCGAAGGCGGCGCTGCGCGAGCTCGCGGATTTCGCCGCGAGCCACACCGGCGCCCGAGGATGA
- a CDS encoding TetR/AcrR family transcriptional regulator, giving the protein MSVQSSAPRRRLDPDERKAEILAAARRLFGTGTYSSVSTTDLANEAGVARGLINHYFGGKRGLYLEVVRQMMVIPAPVTEHLPKTTVEQRLAISVDRWLDVVERNREMWLTAIGPEAIGRDPEVEEILAEGDEIAADRVLEAAMMTEVTEGRETLRAIIRSYGSMIRAASREWLVRGTLSRSDLHVMLTDVILHVLTTTFPNVLAAQDAD; this is encoded by the coding sequence ATGAGCGTGCAGTCCTCGGCGCCGCGCCGGCGCCTCGATCCCGACGAGCGGAAAGCGGAGATCCTGGCCGCGGCGCGGCGGCTGTTCGGCACCGGCACCTACTCCTCGGTGTCCACCACCGACCTCGCCAACGAGGCGGGAGTCGCCCGGGGACTCATCAACCACTACTTCGGCGGCAAGCGCGGCCTGTACCTGGAAGTGGTGCGGCAGATGATGGTCATCCCGGCGCCGGTGACCGAGCACCTGCCCAAGACCACCGTCGAGCAGCGCCTCGCCATCAGCGTGGACCGCTGGCTGGACGTGGTGGAGCGCAACCGGGAGATGTGGCTGACCGCGATCGGCCCCGAAGCCATCGGGCGCGACCCGGAGGTCGAGGAGATCCTCGCGGAAGGTGACGAGATCGCCGCCGATCGTGTGCTGGAGGCGGCGATGATGACCGAGGTCACCGAGGGGCGCGAGACGCTGCGCGCGATCATCCGCTCCTACGGCAGCATGATCCGCGCAGCCTCCCGCGAATGGCTGGTGCGGGGCACGCTCTCCCGCAGCGACCTGCACGTGATGCTCACCGACGTCATCCTGCACGTCCTGACCACCACGTTCCCCAACGTCCTCGCCGCCCAAGACGCCGATTGA
- a CDS encoding enoyl-CoA hydratase-related protein — MDRYEDIGYGIDGPIATISLNRPQARNGYTLRMADELADAFDRADRDEDVRVVVFTGEGKDFCVGADLSAGGFDVSEHGAEDQDDWQEPAGRCALRIFAMNKPVIAAIRGAAVGAGASITLACDYRLAATDSRFGFVFSRRGIYPEGASTWFLPRLVGLGTALDWMISGRIFNAAEAQSAGLVHGLHESEQVLDEAYALARDLAADTAPVSIAVIRQMLYRLSALESPYDVARIDSRLIAGLPTNKDAAEGVMSFLERRPPRFPGTVTNDLPGFLPWLTENTTRPT; from the coding sequence GTGGACCGCTACGAAGACATCGGCTACGGGATCGACGGGCCGATCGCGACGATTTCGCTGAACCGCCCGCAAGCCCGCAACGGCTACACGCTGCGGATGGCCGACGAGCTGGCCGACGCGTTCGACCGCGCGGACCGGGACGAGGACGTCCGCGTCGTCGTGTTCACCGGCGAGGGCAAGGACTTCTGCGTCGGCGCCGACCTCTCGGCGGGCGGCTTCGACGTCAGCGAGCACGGCGCCGAGGACCAGGACGACTGGCAGGAACCCGCGGGCCGCTGCGCGCTGCGGATCTTCGCGATGAACAAGCCGGTCATCGCCGCGATCCGGGGAGCGGCCGTCGGCGCGGGCGCCAGCATCACGCTCGCCTGCGACTACCGGCTGGCCGCCACCGACTCGCGGTTCGGCTTCGTGTTCTCCCGGCGCGGCATCTACCCCGAGGGCGCCTCCACCTGGTTCCTGCCGCGACTCGTCGGCCTCGGCACCGCGCTGGATTGGATGATCAGCGGCCGGATCTTCAACGCCGCCGAGGCCCAGAGCGCCGGGCTGGTGCACGGCCTGCACGAATCCGAGCAGGTGCTCGACGAGGCGTACGCGCTGGCCCGTGACCTCGCGGCCGACACCGCGCCGGTGTCGATCGCGGTGATCCGCCAGATGCTCTACCGGCTCAGCGCCCTGGAATCGCCCTACGACGTGGCGCGGATCGACTCCCGGCTGATCGCGGGCCTGCCGACGAACAAGGACGCGGCGGAAGGCGTCATGTCGTTCCTGGAGCGCAGGCCGCCGCGATTCCCCGGAACCGTCACCAACGACCTGCCGGGCTTCCTCCCCTGGCTCACCGAGAACACGACCCGCCCGACCTGA
- a CDS encoding MCE family protein, with amino-acid sequence MSSLAALRRRLLGLALLMVIVLAVAVCIGAYRGAFTRTVDVVLRAGSTGNQILPEADVKVRGMIVGQVREVAPADGGAEMRLALDPDKVDEIPANVTARLLPRTLFGERYVSLELPPERSARHLAAGDVIAQDRAKGSVELEQVLADTMPLLEAVHPQDLAVTLNGLNQALDGRGESLGETITALNRYVAELNPSVPRLQENLRHVVGVAETYEQAAPDVLRALSDVSTTARTLTEQRANLSAMTAQLTTTSNDLTGFLEANSQDLIRLNTASRPTLDVLAKYSPQYPCMFAQSAGIIPRVNELFGVGTDEPGAHVTLEITPNRGKYLPGEEPELGDERGPRCYDFEHAPQYPPDGPVHDGSDPPPAARTGTEGLLPGSTTPSSASSGGSAHDLGMANSPAERDLIAGILAPAPNAGGQAPPSWSSLLLGPVLRDTQVTVRPR; translated from the coding sequence ATGAGTTCACTGGCGGCTCTGCGGCGACGCCTGCTGGGCTTGGCCTTGCTCATGGTCATCGTCCTGGCCGTGGCGGTGTGCATCGGCGCCTACCGCGGCGCTTTCACCCGCACCGTGGACGTCGTGCTACGCGCCGGATCGACCGGAAACCAGATCCTGCCCGAGGCGGACGTCAAGGTCCGCGGCATGATCGTCGGCCAGGTCCGCGAGGTGGCTCCCGCCGACGGCGGCGCGGAGATGCGGCTGGCGCTGGACCCGGACAAGGTCGACGAGATCCCCGCGAACGTGACCGCTCGGCTGCTGCCCAGGACCCTGTTCGGCGAGCGCTACGTTTCCCTGGAACTCCCCCCGGAACGGTCGGCGCGACACCTGGCCGCCGGGGACGTCATCGCCCAGGACCGCGCGAAGGGGTCGGTCGAACTGGAGCAGGTGCTCGCCGACACCATGCCGCTGCTGGAGGCGGTGCACCCGCAGGACTTGGCGGTGACCCTCAACGGGTTGAACCAGGCGCTCGACGGCCGCGGCGAGTCGCTGGGCGAGACGATCACGGCGCTCAACCGCTACGTCGCCGAGCTGAACCCTTCCGTGCCGCGGCTGCAGGAGAACCTCCGCCACGTGGTCGGCGTCGCCGAGACCTACGAGCAGGCCGCGCCGGACGTCCTGCGAGCGCTCAGCGACGTGAGCACGACGGCCCGGACGCTGACCGAGCAGCGCGCGAACCTCAGCGCGATGACCGCCCAGTTGACCACGACGTCCAACGACCTGACGGGATTCCTGGAGGCGAACTCGCAGGACCTGATCCGGCTGAACACCGCGTCCCGGCCGACGCTGGACGTGCTCGCGAAGTACTCGCCGCAGTACCCCTGCATGTTCGCGCAGAGCGCCGGGATCATTCCCAGGGTCAACGAACTGTTCGGCGTGGGCACCGACGAGCCGGGCGCGCACGTCACGCTGGAGATCACCCCCAACCGCGGGAAGTACCTGCCGGGCGAGGAACCGGAACTCGGCGACGAGCGCGGGCCGCGCTGCTACGACTTCGAGCACGCGCCGCAATACCCGCCGGACGGCCCGGTCCACGACGGCAGCGACCCGCCGCCCGCCGCCCGAACCGGGACCGAGGGCCTGCTGCCCGGTTCGACCACCCCGTCCTCGGCGTCCTCCGGCGGGTCCGCGCACGACCTCGGAATGGCGAACTCACCGGCGGAACGCGACCTGATCGCCGGAATTCTGGCGCCTGCCCCGAACGCGGGCGGCCAGGCCCCGCCGTCGTGGTCGAGCCTGCTGCTCGGCCCGGTCCTGCGCGACACTCAGGTCACGGTGCGGCCGCGCTGA
- a CDS encoding NACHT domain-containing NTPase, which translates to MFLGAGLWDLVISGVRETLVEGAPMPQRDERNAIRHEVSGTVGGDVHSFGKVDGSVHFHQQSPDDPPLLRELALEVRERWEREARRRRILPELPMRWHQVPAQVPENESDRDDPRDIARFYRDISPRRLVVLGDAGVGKSVLCMRFVLTTLKRREPNGPVPVLYSLGSWNPSAISLHDWLIERLSKDYPLPAGTTDARKLVVDEKVLPVLDGLDEIPDELHAAALRHLGEYPRRFVLTSRTPAYQQALQAETALRDAEVVVLTELDRDDLAATLPDTTAFPGADPWEPILRRLRETPDEPGCAELTAVLRNPLMMSLARSVYRNQRKPDELLDTARFPTSAALQEHLLEEFLPTVYRNEPESWPAGQQRPWPEQRPQRWLGHLARHLRDSDGKELAWWRVGEMVSSRTRTLVIALLSGLVIFTSVTVVHGLVYLTHGFAPLRALGECLRDASFNGVIAGVTFGAAHWIAQLLGKGIPEPSRVRLLFRAAPGEQRLPRNTSWLVARAVLAVVVGAAFGFAARFAEGLLRAWQHQPDALLGGWVEGVLYAGMFSAGALVAVGALSVLEARVDVRATAEPIQLLRSNRRTTLGTVGVFALTFGIVVALVGTAVYSVSDGFLWGFRLDWGVVEGLRLAVLGSVGGGISVALGFTAWGQWIAFGRIWLPLVGRLPWRTAAFLEDARDRQVLRTHGALYQFRHERLLSHLAPPDRVSAAAP; encoded by the coding sequence ATGTTCCTCGGAGCCGGATTGTGGGATCTTGTGATCTCCGGAGTGCGGGAGACGCTTGTCGAGGGGGCGCCCATGCCGCAGCGGGACGAGCGGAACGCGATCCGCCACGAGGTCAGCGGGACCGTCGGCGGCGACGTGCACAGCTTCGGCAAGGTCGACGGCTCGGTCCACTTCCACCAGCAGTCACCGGACGACCCTCCGCTGCTGCGGGAACTGGCCCTGGAGGTGCGTGAGCGGTGGGAGCGCGAGGCGCGCAGGCGGCGCATCCTGCCGGAGCTGCCGATGCGGTGGCACCAGGTTCCGGCGCAAGTTCCCGAGAACGAATCCGACCGCGACGATCCTCGTGACATCGCCCGGTTCTACCGGGACATCTCCCCGCGCCGCCTGGTGGTGCTCGGCGACGCGGGCGTCGGGAAATCCGTGCTGTGCATGCGTTTCGTGCTCACGACGCTGAAGCGTCGCGAACCGAACGGGCCGGTGCCGGTGCTGTACTCGCTGGGCTCGTGGAACCCGAGCGCCATCTCCTTGCACGACTGGCTGATCGAGCGGCTGTCGAAGGACTACCCGCTGCCCGCCGGCACGACGGACGCGCGGAAGCTGGTGGTGGACGAAAAGGTGCTGCCCGTCCTCGACGGCCTCGACGAGATCCCCGACGAGCTGCACGCGGCGGCACTGCGACACCTCGGCGAATACCCCAGGCGGTTCGTGCTGACCAGCCGCACTCCCGCGTACCAGCAGGCACTGCAAGCTGAAACGGCGCTGCGCGACGCGGAGGTCGTGGTGCTCACCGAACTCGACCGCGACGACCTCGCGGCGACGCTCCCGGACACCACCGCCTTCCCGGGCGCGGACCCGTGGGAGCCGATCCTGCGGCGGTTGCGCGAGACGCCGGACGAACCCGGCTGCGCCGAGCTCACCGCAGTGCTGCGCAACCCGCTCATGATGTCGCTGGCGCGCAGCGTCTACCGCAACCAGCGCAAGCCCGACGAACTGCTCGACACCGCCCGCTTCCCCACCAGTGCCGCACTGCAGGAGCATCTGCTGGAGGAATTCCTGCCCACGGTGTACCGGAACGAACCCGAGAGCTGGCCCGCGGGACAGCAGCGGCCGTGGCCCGAGCAGCGCCCGCAGCGCTGGCTCGGGCACCTCGCCCGGCACTTGCGGGACTCGGACGGCAAGGAGCTGGCCTGGTGGCGGGTCGGCGAGATGGTGAGCAGCCGGACCCGGACGCTGGTGATCGCGCTGCTCAGCGGGCTCGTGATCTTCACTTCCGTGACGGTGGTGCACGGGCTGGTCTACCTCACCCACGGCTTCGCCCCGCTGCGGGCGCTGGGCGAGTGCCTGCGGGACGCCTCGTTCAACGGGGTGATCGCCGGAGTGACCTTCGGCGCCGCCCACTGGATCGCGCAACTGCTCGGCAAGGGGATCCCGGAGCCCTCACGAGTGCGGCTGCTGTTCCGGGCCGCCCCCGGCGAGCAGCGGCTCCCCCGCAACACGAGCTGGCTGGTCGCCCGGGCGGTGCTGGCGGTCGTGGTGGGAGCGGCGTTCGGCTTCGCCGCCAGGTTCGCCGAGGGCCTGCTCCGCGCTTGGCAGCACCAGCCCGACGCCCTCTTGGGCGGCTGGGTGGAAGGAGTGCTGTACGCGGGCATGTTCAGCGCGGGCGCCCTGGTCGCCGTGGGCGCGCTCTCGGTCCTGGAGGCGCGCGTCGATGTGCGCGCGACCGCCGAGCCGATCCAACTGCTGCGGTCGAACAGGCGCACCACGCTGGGCACCGTCGGGGTGTTCGCCCTGACGTTCGGGATCGTCGTGGCCCTCGTCGGGACGGCGGTGTACTCCGTGTCCGACGGGTTCCTGTGGGGATTCCGGCTGGATTGGGGCGTTGTGGAGGGGCTGCGGCTCGCGGTGCTGGGCTCGGTCGGCGGCGGGATCTCGGTCGCCCTCGGCTTCACCGCCTGGGGCCAGTGGATCGCGTTCGGCCGAATCTGGCTGCCGCTGGTGGGCAGGCTGCCGTGGCGGACCGCGGCATTCCTGGAGGACGCCCGGGACCGCCAGGTGCTGCGCACGCACGGCGCGCTCTACCAGTTCCGGCACGAGCGCCTGCTCAGCCACCTCGCCCCACCGGATCGGGTCAGCGCGGCCGCACCGTGA
- a CDS encoding cytochrome P450, which yields MTTAEPKSFPFSKPERLDPEPLFEELRRQPLIRVRLPYGEPGWLASRYEDVKLVLGDKRFSRAAGVGRDEARMRPMQGASGNIMSMDPPEHSRLRRLVMKAFTQRRVEALRPRAQEIADGLVDGMVERGAPADLVEDFALPLPITVICELLGVPYEDRKDFRVWSDAFLSTTKFTVEEVTECVGLLREYMARLIAERRESRHEDGRDDLLSALVAARDDDDRLTEDEMLSLAEAILVAGHETTASQIPNFVYVLLQHPDQLARLRADPALVPRAVEELLRYVSLGNGAGIPRYALEDVELGGVTVKAGEAVLPSTASANRDAAVYSEPDVLDLLREEASHVGFGHGAHHCLGAPLARMELQVALDTLLRRLPDLRLAAGEDGVEWKDGLSTRSPEKMPISWAPAGR from the coding sequence ATGACCACCGCGGAGCCGAAGTCCTTCCCGTTCAGCAAACCGGAGCGGCTGGATCCGGAACCCCTGTTCGAGGAGTTGCGCAGGCAGCCGCTGATCCGGGTGCGGCTGCCCTACGGCGAACCCGGCTGGCTGGCCAGCCGTTACGAGGACGTCAAGCTCGTGCTCGGCGACAAGCGCTTCAGCCGCGCCGCCGGAGTCGGGCGCGACGAGGCGCGGATGCGTCCGATGCAGGGCGCCAGCGGCAACATCATGAGCATGGACCCGCCGGAGCACAGCCGATTGCGCCGGCTGGTCATGAAGGCGTTCACCCAGCGCCGGGTGGAAGCCCTGCGCCCGCGCGCGCAGGAGATCGCCGACGGCCTCGTCGACGGGATGGTCGAGCGGGGCGCACCCGCGGACCTGGTCGAGGACTTCGCGCTGCCGCTGCCGATCACCGTGATCTGCGAGCTGCTGGGCGTGCCCTACGAGGACCGCAAGGACTTCCGGGTGTGGTCGGACGCCTTCCTGTCCACGACCAAGTTCACCGTGGAGGAGGTCACCGAGTGCGTCGGCCTGCTGCGGGAGTACATGGCCCGGCTGATCGCCGAACGCCGCGAGAGCCGCCACGAGGACGGGCGCGACGACCTGCTCAGCGCGCTGGTCGCGGCCCGCGATGACGACGACCGCCTCACCGAGGACGAGATGCTCTCGCTCGCCGAGGCGATCCTGGTGGCCGGGCACGAGACGACCGCCTCGCAGATCCCGAACTTCGTCTACGTGCTGCTCCAGCACCCCGACCAGCTGGCGCGGCTGCGAGCCGACCCCGCGCTGGTCCCGCGCGCGGTGGAGGAGCTGCTGCGCTACGTCTCGCTCGGCAACGGCGCGGGCATCCCGCGCTACGCGCTGGAGGACGTCGAGCTGGGCGGCGTGACGGTCAAGGCGGGGGAGGCGGTGCTGCCGAGCACGGCCTCGGCGAACCGCGACGCGGCCGTCTACTCCGAGCCGGACGTGCTGGACCTGCTGCGCGAGGAGGCTTCCCACGTGGGATTCGGGCACGGCGCGCACCACTGCCTCGGTGCGCCGCTGGCCCGGATGGAGCTCCAGGTAGCCCTGGACACCCTGCTGCGCCGCCTGCCGGACCTGCGCCTGGCCGCAGGGGAGGACGGCGTCGAGTGGAAGGACGGCCTGTCCACCCGCAGCCCCGAGAAGATGCCGATCAGCTGGGCACCTGCGGGCCGCTGA